The segment tctttctctctctctctctctctctctcactgtctctctctccctctccctgtctccatcaGCTAGAAAGGCCCCAGGACTGGAGCAGTTTGTCTCCAAGGAGGGGACTTTTGTGGTGGTCCCTGACACACAGTCAGGCAGCAGTTCCCACCTGCCTGGCTTTCAGCCTACGGCAGGAGCAGGAAAGTGTGAGAGCTGCCCGGTGAAAGCGGGTCCTGTGCGGGCGGGTGGCCTGGCTTCAGTAGCAGACGCGTCGGTGCTGGTGGGAAGGGAGCGTGTGCCATGGGTCTGGTATCTAGCGAGTATGGCCGGGATCCCACCCGCCGCGCTCCACCTAAGCAGAGGACCAGCGACGGAAGACTGGGTTCGCCCTCCGGCTGGGTGGCCAGAGGTCCATGGAGGAGGTGGCGTGTTGCCGTCCAATGCCcaggtcttttttcctttgtttccccaGGGGTTGGTTTCCAATCCTCCTCCGGACCCGCCATCACTCTGGAATCGGCCGAGTTCAAGCCTGGGGGTTTCGGGAGGGTTTTTGCGGGAGAGGGAGCGGGGTGTGAGAAGGCGGTTTGTCAGGGGCGAGCCCTGGGAGCCGCAGGAAGTGCTAGCGTGGGTTGCACTGTTTCCTTGCCGCCGCCCTAGGCTCTGTGCGTCTTCCTTAGCGCCGGGAGAGCAATGTCCTGAAGTCTTTGATGGACTTGGCCATCAGGCGGGGCATTGGCTTGTTGGGTTTGCGTTTGGCGAAGGCCTGCGTGCGTTGGGAAGCGGCAGGGCCTGGGTTGGCCGAGGTGGCCTCGGGCAGGCCCGCcggaggaagggaggtgggggcgtTGGTGCGGGGCTCTGGCTGGCaggcggtgggggctggggctgagtgggGCTCGGCCTCGTGCCGAATGGCTTCTTCGGGGTCCACGTGGGGCGTCTTCGGTAGTGGGAAGGGCTTTGCGGTTGGGCCGTGGAAGACCACGATCTTGGTGCGGGCGTCTTGCAACTTGGTGAGGCGGGCCGAGCGGAAATTGAGGGTGAGAGCTTGGAGGCGCTGCTCTCTGGCCAGCTGAAGCCTCAGGTAGGCGTCGCGCCAGGATTCCCCCGGTCTCGGCGTGTCCGTGGGAAATTTCTGGGCACAGTGAGCCTTCCAGAGGTGGTCTGCGTGGGGCACGAGGCCCGGGTTGCAGGTCTCGATGCGGTAGAGTTGATCCGGCGAGCAGCTGCGCAGGACGGGCTGGAGAAGAGAGTAGGAGGCGGGCGGCAGCGGGCCGATGGCATCCAGGTGATTCTGCAGGAGGCGCGTGCAGAGCTGGCGCAGGCTGGGCACGGCGGGGCCGTGGGCTCACTTGGAGCCCGCGAACACGCGGGTCTTGGCGTTGACTCTGCACGGGGCCAAGTCCGGTTCGTGCTGGCGTGGGGGCGAAGGCTGCCCGAAGGACCCCCAGTCCCAGTGCGGGAGCGGGGCCTCCCCCGCGTCTCCCGGAGCGGGAGCGGGGTCTGGCCGGcaggccaggctgtccgagagggccGTTGCCAGCTGGGGGTCTTCGCGTGTGGAAGGCCGCGGGTCCtctgggcgggctgggggcccgtCGGCTGACTCCAAGGCCCAGTGGTCGTCGTTGTCGTGGTCGTCGTGGTCGTCGTCGCCTCCCCCGCTCCCTTGAGCGTGCTGGGTGCGGGGCTCCTGCCCCGCCTGTGCGCTCTTGGTCCTTTGCTTTTTCCTGGGTGGCGGTTGGTAGTCGAGACACTCCTCCCAAGACAGGCGTGCGGGGGCCTGGGACTCGCTGTCTGCGTGCCCGcgggggcagcgggtgggggtcCCCGCTGCTCTCGCCCCCGAAGGAAGGCgtgtgagtttgatcctcagcggaGGCACGGTcctcgggggtccctggggcgCGGGTTCTGTGGCGTCCGGTGTGTCCGCGCGTGGGGCCGTGGGCTCTAGCTGGCCGCAGTTTCCTCCCGCTCGGGCCTCCCTGGAGCGCTTCCGGCCCCGGCTCTTGCTTGGGCTGGCGGTGCCGGCTTCGGCTGGGGCCGGAGCGTCCAGGATCGGACTCCAGCGGTCCAGCAAGCGTGCGGCCAGAGCGGCCGGCTGCTGGTAGTCGCGCAGGCGCCTGAGGGCCTTGCTGAGGCGGGAGTCGTCCAGGAGAGCGGCGGTGGGCGGCAGCGCGGAGAGCCTGGTCAGCGCCTTGAGGAGCTTGGCGGGTCTGGGCAGGAGGGCCAGCTGAGCTTGCAGCTTGTCCAGGGTGGCGTCCGGCGCCGGgcgggcctggccttctggctgCATGTCTCCGAGGTGGAGGCGAGGGGGCCTGCAGGTGCGGCCCTTGCGGGCTGGGCTAAGGCGCTGCGGCCCGAAGGGTGGAGGTGAGCTTCGCGGCAGGTGCAGGAGTCGCAGCTGACGTCGGGCAGTGGCCGGCCTTCGGGCTCCTGGGCGGCGCGGTGCGGCGCAGTTCTGCCAAGCTCTGTCTCTGCGGCGAGATGCACAGTGGGAGTGGCGCCAGACGCGCGCTTATGTACCCTCTGGACACAGCCTGGACCCCAggtcccgccccccgcgccgccccttgGTCCTCCGTGCAACGGCCGGCTGTGGCGCACCCTTGCGGGAGGTTCGGCCTGGGGATGCCTGgaaatcccccccgcccccccctcttcCCGCTCCAACCTGCACTCCAGGAGGGGGTCCACCGTGACTCATCTCTTACCCATCCACACTCACTCGCCTGCCTCACCTGTCCCACTCCCCCCGTCCCGTGGCACCCGTTCTCTGTCCCGTCTGCAATCATGGCATCTCGTGGCAGTTCCTCTCAGGAACCTGGGCCTGGTGACTTTGAACAACTTGCAGAAAACTCCAATTGGAACTCGTGTCGTTCCCTCGTGGAGGAGTAGCTCTCCGGCGTTCCTCGCGCCGTCTTGGCTTGCCTCAACTCGGCTTGCTGTGACCACAGTTGTGCTTTCTCTGGAGCGCCATGTCATGTAGTCAGGAGCCTCCTTTTTGCCCAAACGCATCCAGGGATCCAGAATTTGAACGGAAATCATTCCCGAGGGCTGTGTGAGCACAGGAACCCAAGCTGTGAGGAATGGGGATGGCTGATGGGAATCTTGTCCAAATGAAAAGagttgggtcctttggggtggctTGTCATCCCAGCCCCTCGAACGTCCTCCCGGAacctccctgtgtgtgtgtgtgtgtgtgtgtgtccccgtgaaagagagaaagagagagggagagagagcacataaACGAGGGATGCTTGCAGAACTGGACAGCTCCATGGGGGCAAAAAATGTACACCTGACCTCTACCTTAGGCCATGCACACAAGTCAGTTCCAAGTGGATGAAGATCTCCACATCAGTCCTGAATGCAAGAGGTCCCTGAGGAATACGGGCAAACCCTCCACGCCCATGAAGCTGCAGGCGTGTTCCACGAGGAGCCAGCGCCGACCAAGCAAGCGGACGCCAACCAAGATGAACACACGGGAGCCTATGAACCTAAGAACCGTGTGCACCTCAGCCGAAACGGTGAACGAGACTCAGAGACGGCCCCTGGAATTGGAATGATGATTGAAGCAATACCCCTCTCCTAAGGCTTGAATATCACAGCTCTACTAGGCACTGGGAGAACTATCCAAGGAAAAAGCGCCTGTACTCATCAAGAAACGgggagaagacatgaacagaacTTCCTCAACGAAGACATCCGCATGGCTTCCAGGCTCATGGGGAGGCGTCCGACCTCGTGAATCGTCGGGGAGATGCAAAAGCAAACAGCAAGGAGATAGCAACTCACGCCATAgacactgacacacatccaaaagaatcagAACAGTCAGTGCGGGCACGGATGTGCAGGGAAAGGGACCCTCAATTCACGGGTGCCGGGAATGCCGGCCGGTTCGCTCTTTGTGCCAAACGAGACAGACATGCCTCAAAGAGGTAGAAATCGAGCTCTCAGGGACCCCCGccataccgcttctgggaatatagcctgaCGGTCCAAACCCACACAGCTCAAACACCGTTGGCTCGTTCAAATGAAAGGagttgggtcctttggggtgggttGTTTTCCCAGCTCCTCGAACGTCCTCCCCGAAcctccctgtgtctgtgtgtgtgtgtctctgtgaaagagagaaagagagagggaggtagcACATAAACAAGGTATTCTAGCAGAACTGGACAGTTCCTGACCTCTGTAACAGATGCGCAAATGCTGATGGCAAGGGATCGTGTGCCCTGGGACTGGTATCTAACGAGTATGTCTGGGATCCCAACTGCCCCAGTCCACTTTTCAGCGAACCACCCACGGAAGACTGGGTTTGCCCTCCGGCTGCTTGGACAGACCTTCATTGAGAAGTTGGTGTTTTGCCGTCCAATGATCCGGTCTTTTTTCCCCAGGGGttagtttccaatttttttcGGGACCGGCCATCTCTCTTGAATCGGCTGAGAAAGTTGAATGAGTATCTCACAGGTTGTTGAGTGCAACAGGTCCCAGGGCCGGCATGGTTTGGCTCTTTGTATGACGCAAATCTGGATAAGTTTGGAGTGATCAACCCTGCGGTCTCTGTGTATCCTGTATACCCATTTAAACATATTTGTCTAACTACACGTTCAGAACAACCAGAGTTAGCTCGTAAATGCATGGAAATATATGTCATTCATTGATGCTATGAATGTCGACTGGTTCTACCGTTTTCTCCAGTATGATGTATTTCTCTAAAACGTGTATTTGTAACTCTTAGGGACCCTGAC is part of the Sorex araneus isolate mSorAra2 chromosome 2, mSorAra2.pri, whole genome shotgun sequence genome and harbors:
- the LOC129401901 gene encoding elongin-A-like, whose product is MIADGTENGCHGTGGVGQRQSLAELRRTAPPRSPKRLSPARKGRTCRPPRLHLGDMQPEGQARPAPDATLDKLQAQLALLPRPAKLLKALTRLSALPPTAALLDDSRLSKALRRLRDYQQPAALAARLLDRWSPILDAPAPAEAGTASPSKSRGRKRSREARAGGNCGQLEPTAPRADTPDATEPAPQGPPRTVPPLRIKLTRLPSGARAAGTPTRCPRGHADSESQAPARLSWEECLDYQPPPRKKQRTKSAQAGQEPRTQHAQGSGGGDDDHDDHDNDDHWALESADGPPARPEDPRPSTREDPQLATALSDSLACRPDPAPAPGDAGEAPLPHWDWGSFGQPSPPRQHEPDLAPCRVNAKTRVFAGSNCSPDQLYRIETCNPGLVPHADHLWKAHCAQKFPTDTPRPGESWRDAYLRLQLAREQRLQALTLNFRSARLTKLQDARTKIVVFHGPTAKPFPLPKTPHVDPEEAIRHEAEPHSAPAPTACQPEPRTNAPTSLPPAGLPEATSANPGPAASQRTQAFAKRKPNKPMPRLMAKSIKDFRTLLSRR